TCGAACGCGAAAACGCGCTCCGCCTATTGCCTCGAATGAAGAGCGCCTGACCCCCTGAGCGCACCCGTACGGCAGGCTCGCCAGATCTTCTCTGGCGTCGCGGGCATGTCGAGTTGGGTGCCGGGCGGCAAGGCGTCGAAGATCGCGTTCATGACGGCGGCAAGGGAGCCTGTCGTTCCCGATTCGCCGATGCCCTTGACCCCGAGCGGATTGGTGCGGCATGGGACGGCGTGAAGTTCGCCGCCAATCGATGGGATAAGATCGGCGCGCGGCATCGCGTAGTCCATGAACGACCCGCTCAAGAGCTGGCCGCTTGCGCGATCGTAGATCGCACGTTCCAGGATAGCTTGGCCGATACCTTGTGCGATCCCGCCTTGCACCTGACCTTCGGCAAGGACCGGGTCGAGTGCTGAGCCGCAATCGTCGACCGCCGTGTAGGCGACGACAGTTGCCATTCCGGTTTCGGGGTCGATTTCGACTTCGGCGATGTGGCAGCCGTTCGGATACGTCTGCTCGACCTCAACGGTCTCCCGGGTATCGAGATTTTCGACAGACCCGCCCCGCCCTGTCATGCTTGCGGTCCATTCGGCCAGTTCGAAAAGTGAGATCGCGCGATCGGTCCCGGCGACCCGGAAAGCGCCGTCGGCATACTCGATATCGCGCTCCGCTGCCTCGAGCACTTGAGAGGCGGCGCGCCGGCCTTTTTCGATTACGCGCTCGATCGCCTGGTGGACCGCCGTCCCTGCGGTCATCGTGGAGCGCGAGGCGACAGTGCCGAGGCCGGTGAGCCCAAGGCGCGTGTCGCCTTGCCAAAGGACGATCTTCGCCTCGGGAACGCGGAGCCGTTCCGCCGCTAACCGTCGAAGTACGGTGGCAATTCCCTGGCCGATGCCCTGCACGGTAACCCCTATCCGCGCGGTGCCGTCTCCAGGAAAAGCGATCTCGGCGGGCTCCTGCGGTTGACCGCCGGCATGCTCGAGAAAGCAGGAAACGCCGATGCCGCGCCGAAGGCCCGTAACTTCGGATTGGCGGCGGCGCGCCGTAAACCCGGCATAATCCGCACGCAGGAGTGCCTTTTCGAGGATCGCCTCGAACTCGCCGCTGTCGTAAATCGTTCCAACGGGTGTGCGATATGGCATCATGCCTGGCGCGATCAAATTTCGTCGCCGTAGCGCAATCCGGTCGATGCCGGTCACGCGCGCCGCCTCATCGACCAGGCGCTCCATTGCATAGTTTGCTTCGGGCCGCCCGGCACCGCGATAGGGGCCGACGGGCAGGGTATTTGTGAACACGCATTGCACGCCGACATCGACTTGCGGAATGCGATAGACGGTCGGAAAGCAGCGCGCGAAGTTGAAGGTCGCAATGAAGGCACCGACCGAACTCAGATAAGCGCCCATGTTGGCGATCGCCTTCACGCGGACCGCGAGGAACTGTCCTGCACCGTCGAGCGCAAGCTCGGCCTCCGTGAAGGTATCGCGCGCCTGATTGTCGCTTACGAATGCCTCGGAGCGAGTCGAGGGCCAGCAGACCGGCCTTCGGAGCTGGCGTGCCGCCAGGAGCAAGGCGATATATTCGGGATAGGCCCCGGACTTCATGCCGAATCCGCCGCCGACATCGCGTGTGACGACGCGGAGTTTTTCGGGCTCCAATGTCATGGCCGCCGCGATTTGATCGCGCAGGATGGCGGCCCCCTGGGAGCCGCAATAGAGGGTGAATTCGTCGTTTGCCTCATCATAGGAAGCGCAGGCCCCCCGCGGCTCAAGCGAGGCGACGACGATGCGTTGATTTTCGAGGGCTATGCGAACCACATGGGAGGCCGAGGCGAAGCTCCTCGAGATCTCATCTGGCTTCGACACGCCACCCGCGACGCCGATCGACCAATCGACTGCGAGGTTGCCTGGCGCCTCGGGCCAGAGCTGCGGGGCGCCGGGCGCCAGCGCTTCGCGCAGATCGGTGACGGCCGACATGACGTCATAATCGACGGCGACGGCCTCGGCCGCGTCGAGCGCCTGGGCGTGGGTTTCAGCGACCACGAGGGCGACTGGCTCGCCAACGTGCCGGACCCGGTCCCCGGCAAGTGCGGGCCGACGTGGCACCGCGAGCTTCGAGCCATTGCGACCGGGAAACGGCCGCGCGGCGCCGACATTTCCCACACCGGCCGATGCCATGTCAGCCGATGTGAGGATTGCGAGGACACCTGGCATGCTGCGCGCTGCGGCGGCGTCGAGAGTGCGGATGCTGGCGGATGCGTGGGGCGAGCGGACGAAACTTCCGAATGCCGCACCGGCAAATCGCAGGTCATCGGTGAATTGGCCGCGCCCCTCGAGAAGTGCTGCGTCCTCGATCCGGTAGCCCTTTGCCATTTCAGTACCTTCATCGACATTGGCGGTTAGCGCGTCTTCGCTTGCGGCATCCCGATTTTCGTGAACTTCGCAGCACGCGGATGCTCGGGAGGCGGGGTTGCTTAGCACGGAAGCGTTTTCCCGGTCACGCGGCGAAAGGCCCATCTTCACCACACTAGGCAATCCGGGTCCGCTGGCGCACAATAGTCGGGAAAATGAATTGGGGTTCCAGGGCACTCGAAGTTCATGGCGGACAACAAAGGCGAGACGCTCTATCGAGCGTCGGTGACGGAAATCGTCGGACGTTTCGCAAAGCGTGAGTCGTTCAAATCGGCGGTCGAAGCATTGCTCGCTGCCGGATTCGAGCGTACCGATCTTTCCGTTCTCGACAGCCACGACACACTCGCGGCCGCGGACGGCCGCGCCGAGGGCTGGCGGCGCACGCTTGCCGGCCTTGTCGGCGAAGTAAAGTATCTCGAGCCGATCACGGCTGCGGGCCTTATCCTGCTTGCATCCGGGACGATCGGCGCCGCCATCGCAGGCGTGATCGCGGCCGGACTCGGCAGCATGGCGCTATACGAGCTGCTGGGCGAGGTTCGGGCGACGCCGCATACGCGCGAATTCGCCCAAGCGCTCGAAAAAGGCGACGTCCTCCTTTGGGTGCGGGCCGAGACGCCCGAGCGCCGCACGCGCGCAACGGAGATCTACGCGAAGTTCGGCGCCGCCGACGTCCACACGCACATCAGGGAGACGCGCGCAGGTCCAACTCGCTAGCGCTTTCCCGACCCTCGAACACATCAGTACATCATCGATGAAACGGAGGAAATATTGCCCGTAGTGTCCGGAAAGCGCGCTTTCCTCGAACTTTTGAAGCAGGAAGGGGTTGAATTCCTGTTCGGTAATCCCGGAACCACGGAACTGCCGCTGATGGACGCACTCGCGGCCGACAACGAGATACGCTATGTGCTCGGCCTCCAGGAAGCGACGGTGATGGCGATGGCGGACGGATACGCCCAAGCATCCGGTAAGCTGGCCGTCGTCAATCTTCACGTAACACCCGGGCTCGGCAACGCGATGGGGATGCTTTACGACGCCCAGAAGGCGGGCGCACCGATCCTTGTAACGGCCGGTCAGCACGAACAAGGCTTCAATGTGACCGAACCGATCCTCTGGGGCGACTTGCCGCCGATCGCGCGCCCGCTTGTCAAATGGTCGAGTGAGGTGCATCGGCTGGCCGATCTTCCACGACTCGTGCATCGTGCGGCAAAGACCGCCCTTGCGCCGCCGACCGGTCCGGTTTTTCTCTCGCTTCCCGGCGATATCCTCAACGCGGAAGGCGACCTCGATCTTATGGCGCCGACGCGAGTCGCCCCGCGGCTTCGTGCCGATCGGGCGGCGATCGATGCGGCAGCAACACTCCTTGCGAAGGCCGCTCGCCCGCTTATCATCGCGGGCGATGCCGTGGCGCAGAGCCGCGCTCATGCCGAGATCGTGGCCCTCGCGGAGTTGCTTGGTGCGCCCGTTTACGCGGAAGGGATCGCGAATACGGCGTCGTTTCCTGCGTCCCACCCGCTTTTCCGCGGCAACATGGCGCGGCTCGCACCCCTCATTCGCAATGTCCTCGTTCAACACGATCTGCTCGTCTCGATCGGGGGCGATCTCTTCACGATGTCGCTGCCGTCCGATGTGGAGCCGATGCCACGCGGCATGCCGATCGTCCATCTCGACGTCGACGCGTGGGAACTTGGCAAGAACTATCCCGCGACCGTGGCCCTCCTTGGGGATCCGAAGGCGACGTTGCCCGAGCTGACGAATGCCGTCGCGGCACGGATGACGAACACGGAAAAGGCGCGCGCGCATGAACGCTTCGAAGCTGCGAGCAAGGCGGCGCTTGCCGAGCGGGATGCGCTCAAGTCGAAGGCGCGAACGGAAGCCGAGGTATCGCCTGTGCGCGCATTGAGCCTCATCGCTGCGATCGCCGAGATGCTCCCCAGAGACGCGGTCGTGGTCGAGGAAGCCATATCGTCGGCCGCCGGGATTCGGCAACTTCTTCGCAACGATGACGAGCAAAGCTTCTTCGGCCTGCGTGGCGGCGGGATCGGTTGGGGGTTGCCGGCAGCAATCGGCGTGAAACTCGCACTCCCGGATCGACCCGTCGTCGCCCTCGTTGGCGACGGCAGCGCCATGTACACCTGCCAATCCCTGTGGACGGCGGCTCACGACAAGATCGGCGTCGTCTTCGTGATCCTCAACAACGCGTCCTATCGCATCCTGAAGCAGAGGGTGAACGCGCTTCGCGGTCACGCGGCGCAGACCGACATTTATGTCGGCATGGACCTCGTCGATCCGGCGATTGATTTTGTCGCCCTCGCGCGTTCGCTTGGGGTCGCTGCTGAGCGCGCGAGCACGGTTGCCGACGCTCTTGACCTCCTGCGCCAGGGCCTAGTCAGCGGCGGCCCGGCGCTGATCGACGTGACGCTCGACAACACCTTCAAACCGGTCTGAATGCCGGGTGCCGTCGATTGACCGGATAGGCGCTTTGTGCAAGCCTCGATGACAAAGGGCTTCGTCATCAATTCTAGCGCCGCAACGCAGGCACGTTTGATAAGCCCACCGCCCCGGGGGAATGCCGCTGTGACCAAGCGACTGAGTGAAAAATCGGGAGCTACGCGCCGCGTGCTTCTAAAGCGCGGGGCCGGTGCCGTTGGATTGGCGGTCCTCGGTGCGCCGTGGACCGCGCGATTTGCCGGCGCGCAAGGCAGCGGGTTCGACTGGAAGCGCTACAAGGGCGAACATCTCGAGGTGTCGCTCACGAAGGGGCCGCGCGGCGATCTTCTTCAGAAGTATCGCGGCGAGTTCGAGGACCTCACCGGCATCTCCGTCGGCGACGAGCAGATTCCGGAGCAGCAGCATCGACAGAAGGTGGCGATCGAGTTCACCTCCGGCAAACCGAGCTTCGATGTGGTGACGGTCGCCTACCACGTGCAAAAACGCCTTTACGGGAAAGGCAAATGGCTGACCGACGTTCGGGACCTGATCAAGGATCCGAACATGACCAGCCCGGAATTCGATCTGCCGGATTTCGCCAAGGGCGCGATGGACTACGCAACCCAAGCAGACGGCCGGCTCGACACGCTCCCCCTCAACCTCGACTACTTCCTGATCTATTGGAACAAGGAGCTTTTTGCCGCCAAGGGGCTCGCCTACCCAAAATCCTTTCCCGAGATCGTCGAGACGGCAAAGATACTGAACGATCCGAAGGCGGGAATTGCTGGCTTCCTCGCACGCGGCCTCAAAAATGCCAATGTCGTGGTGTGGACGAATTTTCTCCTCGGCTGGGGCGTCGATCCGATCGATCGCGACCTCACGATGCACACCGATGGAAGCGAAGCCATCGACGCCGCCAAGATGTACCAGGCCGTCACCAAGGATTATGGACCGCCCGGCGTTGCAGGCTTCAACTGGAACGAATGCCAATCGAGCTTCGTGCTCGGCCGTGGTGCGATGTGGGTCGATGGCATCGGATTTGCGCTTCCGCTTGAGGACAAGGCGAAATCGCGCGTCGTGGGCAAGGTGGGCTACGGCGTGATGCCACCCGGGCCAAAGGCGCAGCATTCGGCCCTCTTTGGCGACGGCATCGGGATTCCCGAGGGGGCCAAGAAGACGGGGCCGGCGTGGCTCTATTGCCAGTGGGCCACAAGCAAGAAGATGGCCGAGCGGCAGATCGAAGGTGGATTCGGGGCACCGGGACGCTCTTCGGCTTACGCGGCGGCTGGCACCTCCAACAGTCTCAGCGCGCCGCGCGAATGGCTCGAATGCATGCAAGCCTCCATCGAGATCGCGCGCCCGGGCCTGCCCGAGATCATCGAGGTCACGCAGTTCCGCGACATTTTCGGCGTAGCGCTCACGAACCTCGTGACTGGCGGCGATCCTGCGACCGAGCTCAAGAAGGCGACCGAGCAGTTCAAACCGATCCTGGAGAAGTCGGAAAAAACCTGAGTGTCGAAATGGCGGACCTGCGCGCGCACGGCGGGATAAGCGTCGGCATCGATGGCGTCGTCTCGGGCCGGGAGAGCGCTTCTGCGGGTCGCGGCCCGAGGCCGCACAGGCAGTGGAGCCGCGGCCGCTACATTCCCTTTGTCCTGCCGGCACTTGCCATAACGTTGGCAGTCATCGTCTTTCCATGGTTGTTCACAGTTTTCATGAGCGTGCACGATTGGCGAATCAATCAGACGTTCACCTTCGTGGGATTCGCCAACTACCTGAACCTCGCAAGCGATGAGCGCTTCATTAGCGCGCTCTGGCGCACGCTTTACTACGGTGTCCTCGCCGTCATCATACCGGTGATATTCGGCACCTTCGCTGGCGTGATTTTCCACAAGCGCTTTCCCCTACGCGGATTTTTCCGCGGTGTCTTCATCCTGCCAATGATGGCGACCCCGGTTGCCGTCGCCCTCGTCTGGACGATGATGTTTCACCCACAACTCGGCGTGCTCAACTATCTCCTGGGCCTCGCGGGCATTCCGCCGCAGAACTGGGTTTACGCGCCCGACACGGTGATCCCAAGCCTTGTCGCGGTCGAGATTTGGCAATGGACGCCGCTTGTCATGCTGATCGTACTCGGCGGGCTCGCCGCGCTACCGACCGAGCCTTACGAATCGGCGCGCATCGACGGTGCGTCTGAGCTGCAGATGTTCCGGCACATCACCCTGCCGATGCTCCTGCCCTTCATTATGGTTGCGGCGATCGTGCGCACGATCGATGCCGTCAAGGCGTTCGACACGATCTTCGTCATCAGCCAGGGCGGGCCGGGCACATCGTCGGAGACGATTAACATCTACCTGTATCTTCAGGCATTCGCCTTTTACAACGTGGGCTACGCCTCGGCCATCGTGGTCGTGTTCTTCATGCTGATCGTGGCACTATCGCTCGCTCTTCTCTACATGCGGCAGAGGACGCAATGGATGTGACCGGATCGCGCCCAACGCCGGTCAAGATTCCACTTACGGCCCGGCAACGTGTCGGCCGGATGTGGGGGAGGCTTGCGTTCGCCTTCGCAGTATTCGTCATCGTTTCTCCCGCCGCCCTCGTCTTTTTGTGGATGCTGTCGCTCGCCGTGAAGACCGAGGTTGAGAATATCGCTTATCCGCCGATCTTCATTCCGCAGACGCCGACGCTCGACAATTTCGTCGAAGTTTTTCGCGCGAGCCCGTTTGCGCGCTATACCCTCAACAGCGTCGTCGTCACCGGCTGCGCAACGCTCCTGGCGATTGTGGTCGGCGTCCCCGCGGGGTACGGCATTGCAAAAGCCAAGGCGACGAAGCTCGCGGTCACGGTCCTCATTGCCCGGATCACGCCGGGTTTGAGCTACCTCATTCCGCTCTTCATCATGTTCCAGTGGCTCGGCTTGACCGGAACGCTCGTTCCGCTCGTAATCACGCACCTCGTGATCACGGTGCCCGTCGTGATCTGGATCATGATCGGGTTCTTCGAGTCGCTTCCGAAGGATCTGGAGGAAGCCGCCTTCATCGATGGCGCTTCCCTGTGGCAAGCCTTCTTGTACATAGCACTTCCTCTCGCAAGGCCGGGGATCACGGTTGCGACCGTGCTGTCGTTCATATTTTCCTGGAACAATTTCATCTTCGGCGTTGTGTTGGCGGGGCGCGAAACCCGCACTTTGCCGGTCGCCGTTTATAACGTGCTCACCTTCGAGCAGATTTCTTGGGGTCCGCTCGCAGCGGCCGCACTCATTGTGACACTGCCGGTCCTGATCCTGACAATCGTGCTCCAGCGCGAAATCGTCGCTGGACTGACGGCAGGCGGGGTTAAGGGCGGCTGAATGTCTTCGACCGCAGCGATCGATCGCGGCCATCGGTTTCGACCGAACCTTGCATGCCTGCGCGCGGCGGGCCATGATCGGCCCGTATCGAATTCGCTCTTGCGGCAAAATGAGGTCACCGATGCGGCCAAACAATGTCAAGACGGTCTGGAGCAATGGTAGCGCGGTCATCAACGGGTGGCTCGGCATTCCAAATAGTTTTTCCGCCGAGGTCATGGCGACACTCGGATGGGACTCGCTGGTAATCGATCTCCAGCACGGCCTCATCGATTATCAGGCGGCCGTGGTTATGATGCAGGCGATCTCGACGACAAGCGTGACCCCACTCGTCCGCGTGCCCTGGAACGATCCGGCGATCGTCATGAAATGCCTCGATGCAGGCGCTTATGGGATTATTTGTCCGATGATCAATAATCGCCAGGAGGCTGAGCGTTTCGTGGGGGCGTGCCGCTATCCCGCGAAAGGATATCGAAGCTCGGGGCCAATTCGCGGGCTCATCTACGGGGGCAATGACTATCAGGCGAAATCCGACGAGACGATCCTCACCTTCGCGATGATTGAAACCGCTGATGGCGTGAAGAACCTCGACGAGATCTGCACCACGCCGACACTCGACGCTCTCTATATCGGGCCGAACGACCTCTCGCTCGCGCATGGCGGCAAAGGCGGGCTCGACCAGACCGATCCCAAGATCGTAGCAATCATCGACAAGATCCTCGCGGCTGCCAAGCGCAACGGCATTAAGGCTGGCATCCACACCGGAAGCGTTGCCTATGCGAAGGCAATGATTGCGAAGGGCTTCGATCTTGTGACCGTGCTGAGCGACAACCGAATCATTGCGCAGTTCGGCAAGCAGATCGTCGACCAAATGCGCGGCAGCGCGAGCGAAAAGGGGCCGGCGGGCACTTATTAGGCGGGCATTGATTACCCAAGATGGAGTCCTGCCGACGCCGTTCGTATCGCGGCCGCCTGCGATTGACTCGCCAATATGCGAACGCTAACGTCCGGCCAACAATGAATCAAAATTCGGGAGGCGCCTGATGTCCCGCCGATTCGTATTCGGTTTCGTCGCCGCAGTTTTTGTTGTAGCGAATGCGGCGGTGCGGGCCGTCGACGCACCCAGCGAAATCAAGATCGGCACGCTTTATGCGTCTTCGGGCGCTTTCGCGGCAATTTCGATGCCGGTCCATTCCGGCCTGAAGCTGTGGATTGACCAGAAGAATGCGGAAGGTGGGCTTTTCGTGAAGCCCGCCGGCAAGAAGATCCCGATCAAGCTGGTAGCCTACGACGACCAAAGCAACACCGCGACCGCGGCGACGCTATACAATCAGCTCATCACCCAGGACAAGGTCGACATTCTCGTTTCGGATTCCGGCTCGGTCCTGACCTCGGTCGCCGTGCCGATCGCGCGCGACCACAAGATGCTTCTGATCGACCAGACCGGAACGGGCGCTAATTTCTTCACGAAGGACAATCCCTACATCGTCCTCATATCCGATCCGGTCTCGAGCATCTGGCCGAAATACGTTGCCGATTTCCTGACCAAGGACGGTCCGCAGCTCGGGATCAAGCGCGTCGCCATCATCTACTCGACGAACGATTTCACCGGCACGCAGGCGACCGCCGTGCGCGGTTTCATAAAGGACAGCGGAGCGCCCGTCGAGATCGTCTACGACAACGGCGTGCCGACGAATACATCGAGCTACACAGTGCTTCTCAATAACATCCAGGCGGCGAATCCGGACGCAGTCGTCGCCCTCGGCTATCCAAACAACGACATCTCTTTCCTTCGGAACGTCCAGGATGGCGGCATCAAGTTCAAGTGGCTATTCAGCATCTATGCAGGGCTCGAGACCGAACATCTTTTGAAGACGGTGGGTGCGAAGGGATTGGAATACGTTTACACCTACGTACCGTCCTCGGAGATCGAGTACAAATCCGAGTTCGGGATGTCGCTCCAGGAATTTCGGGACGCTTGGAACAAGAAGTACGGCGAGGGCACGGTCGAATTCGGCTTCAATTCGGTCGCCGGTTATACGACGGGCCTCGTGCTCGAAAAGGCGCTCGCTACAACCGAGAGCCTCGACCAGCTCGAGCTTCGCAAGGCCATCTTCGGCCTTTCGGGCAAGCTCAAGACCATTGACGGCACCTTCGAGCTCGACGAGACGGGCGCGCAAGTCGGCGAGATCACCCCGCTTGGCCAAATCGTCCCCGACGGCAAGGACGGCATCAAGTTCGTGACGATTTACCCGCACGAGGTCGCGACCGGAAAGCCGGTCTACCCGGCACCGTGAGTGCCGCCGTCGGCGAGGTCCGGCGCATCTTACCTGCCGGTCCGCCCATGACGGTCGGGCGCTGAACGATGCTGGCATACTCGATCCTCGCGGGCCTCGTATTCGGACTCTATTTCAGCCTGGTCGGCCTCGGCCTCAACCTCGTCTTCGGCGTCATGCGCATCGTCAACCTGGCGCATGG
This portion of the Alphaproteobacteria bacterium genome encodes:
- a CDS encoding xanthine dehydrogenase family protein molybdopterin-binding subunit; the protein is MAKGYRIEDAALLEGRGQFTDDLRFAGAAFGSFVRSPHASASIRTLDAAAARSMPGVLAILTSADMASAGVGNVGAARPFPGRNGSKLAVPRRPALAGDRVRHVGEPVALVVAETHAQALDAAEAVAVDYDVMSAVTDLREALAPGAPQLWPEAPGNLAVDWSIGVAGGVSKPDEISRSFASASHVVRIALENQRIVVASLEPRGACASYDEANDEFTLYCGSQGAAILRDQIAAAMTLEPEKLRVVTRDVGGGFGMKSGAYPEYIALLLAARQLRRPVCWPSTRSEAFVSDNQARDTFTEAELALDGAGQFLAVRVKAIANMGAYLSSVGAFIATFNFARCFPTVYRIPQVDVGVQCVFTNTLPVGPYRGAGRPEANYAMERLVDEAARVTGIDRIALRRRNLIAPGMMPYRTPVGTIYDSGEFEAILEKALLRADYAGFTARRRQSEVTGLRRGIGVSCFLEHAGGQPQEPAEIAFPGDGTARIGVTVQGIGQGIATVLRRLAAERLRVPEAKIVLWQGDTRLGLTGLGTVASRSTMTAGTAVHQAIERVIEKGRRAASQVLEAAERDIEYADGAFRVAGTDRAISLFELAEWTASMTGRGGSVENLDTRETVEVEQTYPNGCHIAEVEIDPETGMATVVAYTAVDDCGSALDPVLAEGQVQGGIAQGIGQAILERAIYDRASGQLLSGSFMDYAMPRADLIPSIGGELHAVPCRTNPLGVKGIGESGTTGSLAAVMNAIFDALPPGTQLDMPATPEKIWRACRTGALRGSGALHSRQ
- a CDS encoding thiamine pyrophosphate-binding protein, with protein sequence MSGKRAFLELLKQEGVEFLFGNPGTTELPLMDALAADNEIRYVLGLQEATVMAMADGYAQASGKLAVVNLHVTPGLGNAMGMLYDAQKAGAPILVTAGQHEQGFNVTEPILWGDLPPIARPLVKWSSEVHRLADLPRLVHRAAKTALAPPTGPVFLSLPGDILNAEGDLDLMAPTRVAPRLRADRAAIDAAATLLAKAARPLIIAGDAVAQSRAHAEIVALAELLGAPVYAEGIANTASFPASHPLFRGNMARLAPLIRNVLVQHDLLVSIGGDLFTMSLPSDVEPMPRGMPIVHLDVDAWELGKNYPATVALLGDPKATLPELTNAVAARMTNTEKARAHERFEAASKAALAERDALKSKARTEAEVSPVRALSLIAAIAEMLPRDAVVVEEAISSAAGIRQLLRNDDEQSFFGLRGGGIGWGLPAAIGVKLALPDRPVVALVGDGSAMYTCQSLWTAAHDKIGVVFVILNNASYRILKQRVNALRGHAAQTDIYVGMDLVDPAIDFVALARSLGVAAERASTVADALDLLRQGLVSGGPALIDVTLDNTFKPV
- a CDS encoding extracellular solute-binding protein is translated as MTKRLSEKSGATRRVLLKRGAGAVGLAVLGAPWTARFAGAQGSGFDWKRYKGEHLEVSLTKGPRGDLLQKYRGEFEDLTGISVGDEQIPEQQHRQKVAIEFTSGKPSFDVVTVAYHVQKRLYGKGKWLTDVRDLIKDPNMTSPEFDLPDFAKGAMDYATQADGRLDTLPLNLDYFLIYWNKELFAAKGLAYPKSFPEIVETAKILNDPKAGIAGFLARGLKNANVVVWTNFLLGWGVDPIDRDLTMHTDGSEAIDAAKMYQAVTKDYGPPGVAGFNWNECQSSFVLGRGAMWVDGIGFALPLEDKAKSRVVGKVGYGVMPPGPKAQHSALFGDGIGIPEGAKKTGPAWLYCQWATSKKMAERQIEGGFGAPGRSSAYAAAGTSNSLSAPREWLECMQASIEIARPGLPEIIEVTQFRDIFGVALTNLVTGGDPATELKKATEQFKPILEKSEKT
- a CDS encoding sugar ABC transporter permease; translated protein: MADLRAHGGISVGIDGVVSGRESASAGRGPRPHRQWSRGRYIPFVLPALAITLAVIVFPWLFTVFMSVHDWRINQTFTFVGFANYLNLASDERFISALWRTLYYGVLAVIIPVIFGTFAGVIFHKRFPLRGFFRGVFILPMMATPVAVALVWTMMFHPQLGVLNYLLGLAGIPPQNWVYAPDTVIPSLVAVEIWQWTPLVMLIVLGGLAALPTEPYESARIDGASELQMFRHITLPMLLPFIMVAAIVRTIDAVKAFDTIFVISQGGPGTSSETINIYLYLQAFAFYNVGYASAIVVVFFMLIVALSLALLYMRQRTQWM
- a CDS encoding carbohydrate ABC transporter permease, which codes for MWGRLAFAFAVFVIVSPAALVFLWMLSLAVKTEVENIAYPPIFIPQTPTLDNFVEVFRASPFARYTLNSVVVTGCATLLAIVVGVPAGYGIAKAKATKLAVTVLIARITPGLSYLIPLFIMFQWLGLTGTLVPLVITHLVITVPVVIWIMIGFFESLPKDLEEAAFIDGASLWQAFLYIALPLARPGITVATVLSFIFSWNNFIFGVVLAGRETRTLPVAVYNVLTFEQISWGPLAAAALIVTLPVLILTIVLQREIVAGLTAGGVKGG
- a CDS encoding aldolase/citrate lyase family protein; this translates as MRPNNVKTVWSNGSAVINGWLGIPNSFSAEVMATLGWDSLVIDLQHGLIDYQAAVVMMQAISTTSVTPLVRVPWNDPAIVMKCLDAGAYGIICPMINNRQEAERFVGACRYPAKGYRSSGPIRGLIYGGNDYQAKSDETILTFAMIETADGVKNLDEICTTPTLDALYIGPNDLSLAHGGKGGLDQTDPKIVAIIDKILAAAKRNGIKAGIHTGSVAYAKAMIAKGFDLVTVLSDNRIIAQFGKQIVDQMRGSASEKGPAGTY
- a CDS encoding amino acid ABC transporter substrate-binding protein — translated: MSRRFVFGFVAAVFVVANAAVRAVDAPSEIKIGTLYASSGAFAAISMPVHSGLKLWIDQKNAEGGLFVKPAGKKIPIKLVAYDDQSNTATAATLYNQLITQDKVDILVSDSGSVLTSVAVPIARDHKMLLIDQTGTGANFFTKDNPYIVLISDPVSSIWPKYVADFLTKDGPQLGIKRVAIIYSTNDFTGTQATAVRGFIKDSGAPVEIVYDNGVPTNTSSYTVLLNNIQAANPDAVVALGYPNNDISFLRNVQDGGIKFKWLFSIYAGLETEHLLKTVGAKGLEYVYTYVPSSEIEYKSEFGMSLQEFRDAWNKKYGEGTVEFGFNSVAGYTTGLVLEKALATTESLDQLELRKAIFGLSGKLKTIDGTFELDETGAQVGEITPLGQIVPDGKDGIKFVTIYPHEVATGKPVYPAP